From Algoriphagus sp. NG3, the proteins below share one genomic window:
- a CDS encoding ATP-dependent zinc protease yields MNQKIIGRKEKISLPELGLSLVWAKVDTGAYTSSIHAENLEVVEEEGKRVLKFQPLLPGHKSYTGQVVTFEHFREKKVKNSFGHAEVRYLIETTFELAGESYSAEFTLSDRSKMRNAILLGRKILRNRFLVDVCKVNLARQYRSK; encoded by the coding sequence ATGAATCAAAAAATAATCGGAAGGAAAGAGAAGATCTCTCTTCCGGAATTAGGGTTAAGTCTAGTATGGGCCAAAGTGGACACGGGAGCCTACACTAGTAGCATTCATGCGGAGAATCTGGAAGTGGTGGAGGAAGAAGGTAAACGGGTGCTCAAGTTTCAGCCCTTACTTCCTGGTCATAAGTCCTACACCGGTCAAGTGGTGACCTTTGAGCATTTTAGGGAAAAAAAAGTAAAGAATTCTTTTGGGCATGCCGAGGTTAGGTATTTGATCGAGACTACCTTTGAACTTGCCGGGGAAAGCTATTCGGCCGAGTTTACTCTTTCTGATCGCTCTAAAATGAGAAATGCTATTCTTCTCGGCCGGAAAATCCTCAGAAATCGTTTTCTTGTAGATGTTTGCAAAGTCAATCTGGCTAGGCAATACAGAAGTAAATAA
- a CDS encoding GlmU family protein — translation MDSILLFDDPAIRGSLLPFTFTRPVGDIRVGILKMAEKWELITRSTVSYLTQDYLQAKFPRKSGNALAINGAWLPDSQSLGILKALTPNQALYSGKTLIATYIGETEKNLSGVKGKEVIQMEATPSLLLKTWNIFQYNGAEIRKDFELVTKGRKSVSINDPHTKLYSSQNIFVEEGAVIRAAVLNADGGPIYIGKNSEIQEGSLIRGPFALCDSSTVNMGAKIKGDTTIGPHSKVGGEVSNSVILGYSNKGHDGFLGNSVIGEWCNMGADTNTSNLKNNYSPVKLWDYTVGNYSNTGLQFCGLMMGDHAKCGINTMFNTGTVVGVGTNVFGPGFPRKFIPSFAWGGEEGFSTFLFPKFLETAKAVMARRGLELDAEEQNILRAIFELSRNYRIWETTP, via the coding sequence ATGGATTCAATTTTATTGTTCGATGATCCCGCCATCCGCGGTTCATTGCTTCCTTTTACTTTTACCAGACCTGTGGGGGATATCCGTGTAGGGATTTTAAAAATGGCCGAGAAATGGGAGTTGATTACAAGAAGCACTGTCTCTTACCTCACCCAGGATTATTTACAGGCAAAATTCCCTCGAAAATCGGGTAATGCTCTAGCCATAAACGGCGCATGGCTTCCAGACAGCCAAAGTCTGGGCATATTAAAAGCGCTTACCCCGAATCAGGCGCTTTACTCCGGAAAAACACTTATCGCTACTTATATAGGTGAAACAGAAAAAAATCTGAGTGGGGTGAAGGGTAAAGAAGTCATTCAGATGGAGGCTACTCCTTCACTTCTGTTGAAGACCTGGAATATTTTTCAATACAATGGGGCAGAGATCCGAAAGGATTTTGAGCTGGTTACCAAGGGAAGGAAATCAGTATCAATCAATGATCCGCATACGAAATTGTATTCATCCCAAAACATATTTGTGGAGGAAGGAGCGGTCATCCGGGCCGCTGTTCTGAATGCCGATGGAGGGCCGATTTATATCGGGAAAAATTCCGAAATCCAAGAAGGGAGCCTTATCCGCGGTCCTTTTGCCCTTTGCGACAGCTCCACTGTTAATATGGGTGCAAAAATTAAAGGTGATACTACGATAGGCCCTCATTCCAAAGTAGGAGGGGAAGTGTCCAACTCTGTGATTTTGGGCTATAGCAACAAAGGTCATGACGGATTTCTAGGTAACTCTGTGATCGGTGAATGGTGTAATATGGGAGCGGACACCAACACCAGTAATCTGAAAAACAATTACTCTCCCGTGAAGCTATGGGATTATACCGTCGGAAATTATTCCAACACAGGTTTGCAGTTCTGCGGGCTAATGATGGGGGATCATGCCAAATGCGGCATCAATACCATGTTCAATACAGGCACTGTGGTCGGAGTAGGTACCAATGTGTTTGGCCCCGGCTTTCCACGTAAATTTATACCTTCATTTGCCTGGGGTGGAGAAGAAGGGTTCTCAACCTTTTTGTTTCCGAAGTTTCTGGAGACGGCAAAAGCCGTAATGGCAAGAAGAGGTTTGGAGTTGGACGCAGAAGAGCAGAACATCCTGCGGGCAATTTTCGAACTATCTAGAAACTATAGAATTTGGGAAACCACCCCCTAA
- a CDS encoding type B 50S ribosomal protein L31, with product MKADIHPNYRDVVFYDTSSEFKFLTKSTIETSETITWEDGKEYPLYKVEVSSQSHPFYTGKKMMLDTAGRVEKFNRRYAKK from the coding sequence ATGAAAGCTGATATCCATCCAAACTACAGAGACGTCGTTTTCTACGACACGTCAAGCGAGTTTAAATTTCTTACAAAATCGACTATCGAAACAAGCGAAACTATCACTTGGGAAGATGGAAAAGAATACCCTTTGTACAAAGTGGAAGTGAGCTCTCAGTCTCACCCGTTCTATACAGGTAAGAAAATGATGCTTGATACTGCGGGTCGTGTTGAGAAATTCAACAGAAGATACGCTAAGAAGTAA
- a CDS encoding ABC transporter ATP-binding protein — protein sequence MKTYLRILSYARPYGKFVPTYIFYAFFSIVFGLLNFTLLKPLFDVIFEQVDPQSLAVYANKPAFSFSVDYFTHLFNYNFLQIAEEHGKMGTLYYVCAIIVISVFLSNLFTYLAGVVLAKVRATVIKRMRMDIFEQVSGLHIGYFSNERKGDLMSKMTNDVQEVENTIVQSLRVVFREPATIILYFSVLFFMSVKLTLFTILIIPISGAIIGGITRRLKKKAVQSQQSLGRIVNILDETLGGMRVIKAFNAEGFMKSKFDRETDFYAGVNVNMARKNELASPVSQFLGVFVVAGILVYGGGLVLSGNSDLGASDFITYIIIFTQVLNPAKEISRAVSSIQRGIASAERIFTVVDTPTEISPPENPQPLSGFDDSVELRNVSFAYQDTLVLQEIDFTLKKGKTIALVGPSGGGKSTLADLVPRFYDPTAGEIVLDGKSLKSFDLHDLRSLMGIVTQESILFNDTVYNNIAFGVNHATKEQVIEAAKIANAHEFIVKMEQDYQTSIGERGSKLSGGQRQRLSIARAVLKNPPILILDEATSALDSESEHLVQEALTKLMSNRTTLVIAHRLSTIQHADEILVIEQGRIIQRGTHSELMQAEGLYQKLSSIQSV from the coding sequence ATGAAGACCTATCTACGAATCCTTTCCTATGCCAGACCATACGGGAAATTCGTGCCTACCTATATTTTTTACGCCTTCTTCTCCATAGTTTTTGGCTTGTTGAATTTCACTTTGCTCAAGCCCTTATTCGATGTGATTTTTGAGCAGGTAGATCCGCAATCTTTGGCAGTCTATGCCAATAAGCCTGCTTTCAGCTTTTCGGTAGATTATTTCACTCATTTATTCAATTACAATTTCCTGCAGATAGCCGAAGAACACGGGAAAATGGGCACACTATATTATGTATGTGCCATCATAGTGATCTCAGTTTTCTTGTCCAATCTCTTTACCTATCTGGCTGGTGTGGTTCTGGCAAAAGTCCGTGCTACTGTGATCAAGAGGATGAGAATGGACATCTTTGAGCAGGTGAGTGGCCTTCACATCGGGTACTTTTCAAACGAAAGAAAAGGCGACCTCATGTCAAAAATGACAAATGACGTGCAGGAAGTAGAAAACACGATAGTCCAATCTCTCCGTGTGGTGTTTCGGGAGCCTGCGACGATCATTCTGTATTTTTCTGTGCTGTTCTTTATGTCTGTGAAACTGACCCTTTTCACGATTTTGATCATCCCGATCTCCGGGGCCATCATAGGAGGTATTACCAGAAGATTGAAGAAAAAGGCAGTACAGAGTCAGCAATCTCTGGGAAGAATCGTCAATATCCTAGATGAGACCCTTGGAGGAATGCGCGTGATCAAAGCATTCAATGCAGAGGGCTTTATGAAATCAAAATTCGATCGGGAAACTGACTTCTATGCCGGGGTGAATGTTAATATGGCACGAAAGAATGAGTTAGCTTCACCTGTTTCTCAGTTTTTAGGCGTATTTGTAGTAGCGGGAATCCTGGTCTATGGAGGCGGTTTGGTTCTTAGCGGAAATTCTGACTTGGGCGCGTCGGACTTCATTACCTACATCATCATTTTCACCCAAGTGCTGAATCCTGCAAAGGAGATATCCAGGGCAGTGAGCAGCATTCAGCGGGGCATAGCTTCGGCAGAGCGCATATTCACAGTAGTGGATACCCCTACGGAAATTTCCCCACCAGAAAACCCCCAGCCTTTATCCGGTTTCGACGATTCTGTAGAGCTTAGGAATGTGAGTTTTGCTTATCAAGACACTCTGGTCCTACAGGAAATCGATTTCACCCTGAAAAAAGGAAAAACAATTGCCCTAGTCGGGCCTTCTGGGGGAGGAAAATCCACTCTTGCGGATCTAGTACCCCGATTTTATGATCCTACAGCCGGAGAAATAGTATTAGACGGAAAGAGCCTGAAGTCTTTTGATCTGCATGATTTGAGAAGTCTGATGGGAATCGTAACCCAAGAATCAATTTTATTCAACGACACGGTCTATAACAACATAGCTTTTGGCGTAAATCATGCTACTAAAGAACAAGTGATCGAAGCGGCGAAGATTGCCAATGCACATGAATTTATAGTAAAAATGGAGCAAGATTACCAAACATCTATCGGAGAAAGAGGTTCTAAACTTTCTGGAGGACAACGTCAGCGGTTAAGCATAGCTAGGGCGGTTTTGAAAAACCCTCCGATTTTGATTCTGGATGAAGCTACTTCCGCACTGGATTCTGAGTCGGAACACCTGGTACAGGAAGCATTGACTAAACTGATGAGCAACCGGACTACTTTGGTGATAGCCCATCGCTTGAGCACCATACAGCATGCTGATGAAATCCTGGTCATAGAGCAGGGCAGAATCATACAGCGGGGAACCCATAGCGAGCTGATGCAGGCAGAAGGCTTATATCAGAAGCTTTCTAGTATTCAGTCCGTTTAG
- a CDS encoding arylsulfatase — MECFSFLKINSISFPVSIFIVISIFSCKPKPVEKENERPNIILILADDLGFSDLGSFGGEIETPNLDWLASQGIRFTQFYNTSRCCPTRASLLTGLYNHQAGIGHMTTDTGQEAYRGHISNSAVTIAEVLKSSGYGTGMVGKWHVSNTVVQETPEKQLAWLNHQDQHPLFSPIEQYPTNRGFEKYFGNIWGVVDFFDPFSLVNGTEPVLEVPENYYHTDAINDTASVYIREFTKQNKPFFLYVAHTAPHWPLHALPEDIEKYKDTYKVGWDAIREQRYNKLLDLGIIDKASYSLSERWGDELTWEENPDKEFDARAMAVHAAMIDRMDQGIGRIIETLRETGELDNTLIVFLSDNGASSESSMRYGPGFDRPSQTRKGEPIAYPVEKEVMPGPQTTFASIGQRWANVSNTPFRYWKMESFEGGTNTPMIAFWPKGINTEKGSISKQIGHVMDFMATFIDAAGAEYPSDFAGNKIKPIAGKSLLPVFQGHEREGHSILFNEHEGGRSVRTKDWKLVTLDASEPWQLYAIKEDKTETKNIAEDNPGIVAELDSLWQNWAKNNKVIPKP; from the coding sequence ATGGAATGTTTCTCATTTTTAAAAATCAATTCTATTAGCTTCCCTGTTTCGATTTTTATCGTCATTTCTATTTTTTCCTGCAAGCCGAAACCGGTTGAAAAGGAAAATGAGCGACCTAATATAATACTGATCTTGGCAGATGATTTGGGGTTTTCGGATTTGGGTTCGTTTGGAGGAGAAATAGAAACGCCAAATCTGGATTGGCTGGCAAGCCAGGGCATACGCTTTACCCAGTTTTACAACACCTCACGCTGTTGTCCTACGCGTGCATCTTTGCTGACAGGACTATATAACCATCAGGCTGGAATCGGGCATATGACCACTGACACCGGACAGGAAGCCTATCGGGGCCATATTTCAAACTCAGCAGTCACCATAGCTGAGGTATTGAAGAGCTCAGGCTATGGCACAGGCATGGTCGGGAAATGGCATGTGTCCAATACTGTCGTCCAAGAAACTCCAGAAAAGCAATTGGCTTGGCTTAACCATCAGGATCAGCATCCTCTTTTTTCCCCGATAGAGCAGTACCCCACCAATCGTGGATTCGAAAAATACTTTGGCAATATCTGGGGTGTAGTGGATTTTTTCGACCCTTTCAGTCTGGTAAATGGTACTGAACCTGTGCTGGAAGTGCCCGAAAACTACTACCACACAGATGCGATCAATGACACGGCTTCAGTATATATCAGGGAATTTACCAAGCAAAACAAACCATTTTTCCTCTACGTGGCGCATACTGCCCCACACTGGCCTCTTCATGCTTTGCCAGAGGATATAGAAAAATACAAAGACACCTACAAAGTGGGCTGGGATGCGATCCGAGAGCAGCGTTACAACAAACTACTTGATTTGGGCATTATCGATAAGGCTTCTTATTCCCTCTCTGAAAGATGGGGGGATGAGCTTACCTGGGAAGAAAACCCAGACAAAGAATTTGATGCCAGAGCTATGGCCGTGCACGCCGCAATGATCGACCGGATGGATCAGGGAATCGGTAGAATCATCGAGACTCTGAGAGAAACCGGAGAGCTGGACAATACCTTGATTGTTTTCCTGAGCGACAATGGTGCCAGTTCCGAGAGTAGTATGCGATACGGCCCAGGTTTTGATCGGCCTAGCCAAACCCGCAAAGGTGAGCCAATCGCTTACCCTGTAGAAAAAGAGGTGATGCCCGGGCCACAAACGACTTTTGCCTCAATAGGCCAGCGGTGGGCAAATGTTTCCAATACCCCATTTCGTTATTGGAAAATGGAATCCTTCGAAGGTGGGACAAACACGCCAATGATTGCATTCTGGCCAAAAGGAATAAATACTGAAAAAGGCAGTATTTCCAAACAAATAGGACATGTGATGGATTTCATGGCAACTTTCATTGATGCTGCCGGTGCTGAATACCCCTCAGATTTTGCAGGAAATAAAATCAAACCCATTGCAGGGAAAAGTCTGCTCCCTGTATTCCAGGGCCATGAACGGGAAGGACACTCCATCCTTTTTAATGAACATGAAGGGGGGAGATCTGTCCGCACGAAAGATTGGAAGCTAGTGACTTTGGACGCCAGTGAGCCTTGGCAGCTTTATGCTATCAAGGAAGATAAAACAGAAACAAAAAATATAGCAGAGGACAACCCTGGAATCGTCGCAGAACTGGATAGTCTATGGCAAAACTGGGCAAAAAACAATAAAGTAATCCCAAAACCCTAA
- a CDS encoding YifB family Mg chelatase-like AAA ATPase: MVAKTFGSAVSGVDANIITIEVNVGQGTSFYMVGLPDSAVKESQQRVESSLKYYSFRMPRQKVVINLAPADVRKEGSAYDLPIAMGILQASEQVEFPALKEYVIMGELSLDGNLRPIKGVLPIAIEARKKGFKGFILPLENAKEASIVNNLDIIGVETIQQAVDFLSGELDITPLVTDTREIFYHSLDDIEFDFADVQGQENIKRAMEIAAAGGHNVIMIGPPGAGKTMLAKRLPSILPPLTLVEALETTKIHSVAGKLGKNGSLLANRPFRSPHHTISDVALVGGGGNPQPGEISLAHNGVLFLDELPEFKRTVLEVMRQPLEERRVTISRAKVSVDFPANFMLIASMNPCPCGYYNHPEKECVCGPGIVQRYLNKVSGPLLDRIDLHVEVTPVKFDEMTSTRKTESSKDIRERVIRGRERQKERFQDNPEVFCNAMMPSHMVKQICQINEAGKVLLKTAMERLGLSARAYDRILKVARTIADISGSEEIKVEHLAEAIQYRSLDREGWAG; the protein is encoded by the coding sequence ATGGTAGCTAAAACTTTTGGAAGCGCAGTATCTGGCGTAGATGCGAATATTATCACGATTGAAGTCAACGTGGGACAAGGAACCAGTTTCTACATGGTGGGCCTTCCTGATTCTGCAGTCAAGGAATCCCAGCAAAGGGTGGAAAGTTCTTTGAAGTACTATAGCTTCAGAATGCCCCGGCAGAAAGTTGTCATCAACCTTGCTCCAGCGGATGTGCGCAAAGAAGGCTCTGCATATGATTTGCCCATTGCCATGGGAATCTTGCAGGCATCCGAGCAAGTAGAATTCCCGGCATTGAAGGAATATGTAATTATGGGAGAGCTGTCACTTGACGGAAATCTCAGACCCATTAAAGGTGTTTTGCCTATAGCTATTGAAGCCCGAAAAAAAGGTTTTAAAGGTTTTATCCTTCCTCTGGAAAATGCAAAAGAAGCATCAATTGTAAATAATCTGGATATCATCGGCGTGGAGACTATTCAGCAAGCTGTGGATTTTCTGTCAGGAGAACTTGACATCACTCCCTTGGTGACTGATACCCGAGAGATATTTTATCATTCCCTGGATGACATAGAATTTGACTTTGCTGATGTGCAAGGCCAGGAAAACATAAAACGCGCCATGGAAATAGCAGCAGCCGGGGGACACAATGTAATCATGATAGGCCCACCCGGTGCAGGCAAAACCATGCTGGCCAAGCGTCTTCCCTCTATTCTTCCACCGCTGACTTTGGTGGAAGCATTAGAAACTACCAAGATTCATTCCGTAGCGGGAAAACTTGGCAAGAACGGCTCCTTGCTGGCAAATCGTCCATTTCGCTCCCCACACCATACGATTTCAGATGTAGCCCTGGTCGGCGGGGGTGGTAATCCTCAACCAGGAGAAATCTCTCTAGCGCATAACGGCGTGTTGTTTTTGGATGAATTACCTGAATTTAAGCGTACAGTGCTGGAAGTGATGCGGCAGCCACTCGAAGAACGCAGAGTAACGATCTCAAGAGCAAAAGTATCCGTGGATTTTCCTGCCAATTTTATGCTGATCGCCTCCATGAACCCATGTCCTTGCGGCTATTACAATCATCCTGAGAAAGAATGTGTATGCGGTCCTGGCATAGTACAACGTTACCTGAATAAAGTGTCAGGCCCTCTACTGGATCGGATCGACTTACATGTGGAAGTGACTCCGGTGAAGTTTGACGAAATGACCTCCACCCGTAAAACTGAATCAAGCAAAGACATCCGCGAGCGGGTAATCAGGGGTCGGGAAAGACAAAAAGAAAGATTTCAGGACAATCCTGAGGTTTTTTGCAATGCCATGATGCCCTCCCATATGGTCAAACAAATCTGCCAGATCAATGAGGCCGGTAAGGTTCTATTGAAAACAGCCATGGAACGGTTGGGATTATCTGCCAGAGCTTATGACAGAATATTAAAAGTGGCACGGACTATTGCAGACATTTCTGGAAGCGAGGAAATTAAAGTTGAGCATCTAGCAGAGGCGATACAGTACAGAAGTCTGGATCGTGAAGGTTGGGCAGGGTGA
- a CDS encoding DUF2214 family protein produces the protein MTTEIILRYLHFISIFAIVGSLVSEHLLLKKAMTRKEIKRIAVIDGVYGMGALTLLAAGLTLWLGGFGKPSVFYTQNFIFHIKVTLFATIGILSIYPTVFFTKNRKGNPEEVVPIPKAIVMLLRIELLLLFIIPLLAGLMAKGIGSF, from the coding sequence ATGACCACAGAAATCATCCTCCGCTACCTTCATTTCATCAGCATATTTGCGATTGTGGGATCGCTGGTTTCTGAACATCTTTTGCTCAAGAAGGCAATGACCAGAAAAGAAATCAAGCGCATCGCTGTCATAGACGGAGTGTATGGAATGGGGGCATTGACTTTATTGGCTGCCGGACTTACGCTTTGGCTGGGTGGATTTGGTAAGCCATCGGTATTTTACACACAGAATTTCATTTTCCATATCAAGGTCACATTATTTGCAACGATAGGCATTTTATCCATTTACCCGACCGTATTTTTTACCAAAAACAGAAAAGGCAATCCCGAGGAAGTTGTGCCTATTCCAAAGGCAATTGTGATGCTACTCAGAATCGAACTTCTTCTTTTATTTATTATCCCTTTATTGGCAGGACTGATGGCAAAGGGAATAGGAAGTTTTTGA
- a CDS encoding aminotransferase class I/II-fold pyridoxal phosphate-dependent enzyme, translating to MKLETLAIHGGNIVTDTENPVIQPITLSTTFVHQPESMIYARANNPNRHALEQLLAGLEKGADAAAFSSGNAAGVAVFQALEPGSHIIAPDDMYHGLKNAILSMFKGIVEATFVDMTDLEKVAEAFKPNTKLVWVETPSNPLLKITDITAVANLAKDKGAMLACDNTFATPVFQNPIDFGADIVMHSSTKYLGGHSDILGGALIAKEKDVFWEKVKNVQISGGAVPSPMDCYYLCRSMKTLPYRMKGHAEHAIVLANFLSTHEAVEQVYYPGLKTHPGHLIAANQMTGFGGIVSFQVKGDASDADRVISKLKYFTNATSLGGVESLIERRAASEGPDTLTPQNLIRVSVGLEHLYDLLEDLENGLR from the coding sequence ATGAAACTTGAAACGCTCGCAATACACGGAGGAAATATTGTTACGGATACTGAAAATCCAGTCATTCAGCCAATTACCCTAAGTACGACTTTCGTTCATCAGCCGGAATCCATGATCTATGCCCGGGCAAATAATCCCAATCGTCATGCGCTTGAGCAGTTGTTAGCTGGCTTGGAGAAAGGGGCAGATGCTGCGGCTTTCTCTTCCGGAAATGCTGCAGGTGTGGCGGTGTTTCAGGCTTTGGAACCGGGTTCGCATATCATTGCCCCGGATGATATGTATCACGGGCTGAAAAATGCTATCCTTTCTATGTTCAAAGGTATAGTGGAGGCCACCTTTGTAGATATGACCGATTTGGAAAAGGTGGCAGAAGCTTTCAAGCCGAACACAAAGCTTGTTTGGGTGGAGACTCCATCAAATCCATTATTGAAGATCACTGATATCACGGCTGTCGCAAATTTGGCAAAGGATAAAGGAGCTATGCTTGCTTGTGATAATACTTTTGCCACTCCTGTATTTCAGAATCCTATTGATTTCGGCGCAGACATAGTGATGCACTCCAGTACCAAATATTTGGGAGGTCATTCGGATATTTTGGGAGGTGCACTAATTGCTAAAGAAAAAGATGTGTTTTGGGAAAAGGTGAAAAATGTGCAGATAAGCGGAGGTGCGGTACCATCACCAATGGATTGTTACTATTTGTGCAGAAGTATGAAGACGTTGCCTTATCGTATGAAAGGCCATGCCGAGCACGCCATCGTCCTCGCTAATTTTCTATCCACCCATGAAGCTGTTGAACAGGTATATTATCCGGGTTTGAAAACCCATCCAGGCCATTTGATTGCCGCCAATCAGATGACGGGATTTGGTGGTATAGTTTCTTTTCAGGTCAAAGGTGATGCCTCCGATGCAGATCGGGTGATTTCTAAATTGAAATACTTCACTAACGCCACAAGTCTCGGCGGAGTCGAAAGTCTGATAGAGCGGAGAGCTGCCTCAGAAGGGCCTGATACCCTGACTCCCCAGAATTTGATCCGGGTGTCTGTGGGGTTGGAGCATTTGTATGACTTGCTGGAGGATTTAGAGAATGGGCTGAGATAA
- a CDS encoding RNA polymerase sigma factor, with amino-acid sequence MNTQKLDSHLITNILNGDRSAQFQLFELTKGMLYSTCYRIVNDEDEANDVLQDAYVEIFQKIHMLRQPEALLGWMKTITVRKAILHSKKKIYFDPIESAEMEASEDFDSWFDAEILDQAIESLPTGARAVFLLLSVEGYSHREASSMLGISESTSKSQLNYAKTLLKKRITKLLQA; translated from the coding sequence ATGAACACTCAAAAACTAGATTCTCATCTGATCACAAATATCCTGAATGGAGACAGGTCAGCGCAGTTTCAGCTTTTTGAGTTGACCAAAGGAATGCTTTATTCAACCTGCTACCGAATAGTCAACGATGAGGATGAAGCAAATGATGTACTTCAAGATGCCTATGTGGAAATATTCCAAAAAATCCACATGCTGAGACAACCTGAAGCTTTGCTTGGCTGGATGAAAACGATCACGGTGAGAAAAGCGATCCTCCACAGCAAAAAGAAGATCTATTTCGATCCAATTGAATCGGCAGAAATGGAAGCTAGCGAGGACTTTGATTCATGGTTTGATGCAGAGATACTGGATCAGGCTATAGAAAGCCTGCCTACTGGAGCGAGAGCGGTATTCCTTCTTCTATCTGTAGAAGGCTATTCTCACCGGGAAGCATCAAGTATGCTGGGAATCTCGGAAAGCACTTCGAAGTCTCAGCTGAATTATGCTAAAACGCTCTTGAAAAAGCGGATAACTAAACTACTGCAAGCATGA
- a CDS encoding DUF4293 domain-containing protein, with the protein MIQRVQSIFLLLVAIAMGLTLGMGLWVQDIPSSGETWTLDAFFMKQFDASGEILSSKSNWYIGAIAAFVGLLAIISIFQYRNRARQMMINMVNSLFMVGLVAIVFLTTNGVNKDIAAIDSGAYQVGFWAILVAMVCNMLANRFIRKDEALIKSVDRIR; encoded by the coding sequence ATGATTCAGCGTGTACAATCAATTTTCTTGCTTCTTGTGGCAATCGCTATGGGTTTGACTTTGGGGATGGGCCTTTGGGTACAGGATATCCCCAGCTCCGGTGAAACCTGGACACTTGATGCGTTTTTCATGAAACAATTTGATGCTTCAGGAGAAATATTGAGTTCTAAATCCAATTGGTACATCGGTGCAATAGCAGCTTTCGTGGGTCTCTTGGCCATTATTTCTATTTTCCAATACCGCAACCGAGCCCGCCAGATGATGATTAATATGGTTAATTCCTTATTTATGGTAGGGCTGGTAGCGATCGTGTTTTTGACTACCAATGGAGTAAATAAAGATATAGCAGCTATAGATAGTGGAGCATATCAAGTTGGTTTCTGGGCGATTCTAGTGGCTATGGTCTGTAATATGCTGGCAAATAGATTTATCAGAAAAGATGAGGCGCTGATCAAATCGGTTGATAGAATTAGATAA
- the truA gene encoding tRNA pseudouridine(38-40) synthase TruA, with protein MTRYFLDISYKGTRYHGWQIQENAFTVQEALETSLSTFFKKPISVMGSGRTDTGVHASMQVCHFDINYEVEKEKFIRSINGILPKDISVNSIRKVKADAHARFSAKSRSYVYRMVLQKNPFIEDFAWRHYFNPDMERMNTAAKLLMAHQDFECFSKVHTEVKHFRCEIKSAHWEQKDGELQFHITANRFLRGMVRAIVGTLVDIGLGKMNPEELNTIIESKNRKKAGKSAPACGLFLSHIAYSEDIYID; from the coding sequence ATGACTAGATATTTTCTGGATATAAGCTATAAAGGCACCCGATATCATGGGTGGCAAATTCAAGAGAATGCTTTTACGGTACAAGAAGCATTGGAAACTTCGCTTTCCACCTTTTTCAAAAAACCTATCAGTGTGATGGGCAGTGGCAGGACGGATACCGGTGTACATGCCAGCATGCAAGTATGTCACTTTGATATAAACTATGAGGTAGAAAAAGAAAAATTTATCCGTAGCATCAATGGCATATTACCAAAAGACATTTCGGTGAATTCTATCCGTAAAGTAAAAGCAGATGCACATGCGCGTTTCAGCGCTAAAAGCAGGTCGTACGTATATAGAATGGTCTTACAAAAAAATCCATTTATTGAAGATTTTGCGTGGAGACACTATTTCAACCCGGATATGGAACGTATGAATACAGCTGCAAAACTACTGATGGCACATCAGGATTTTGAGTGTTTCAGCAAAGTCCATACGGAGGTAAAACATTTTCGGTGTGAAATAAAATCAGCCCATTGGGAACAAAAAGACGGGGAATTGCAATTTCATATAACCGCGAACCGATTTTTGCGTGGAATGGTAAGGGCAATCGTAGGGACACTTGTAGATATAGGGCTGGGAAAAATGAACCCTGAGGAATTGAATACAATTATAGAATCGAAGAATCGGAAGAAGGCGGGAAAATCAGCTCCTGCATGTGGGCTGTTTTTAAGCCATATTGCATATTCAGAAGACATTTATATAGACTAG